The following is a genomic window from Malus sylvestris chromosome 12, drMalSylv7.2, whole genome shotgun sequence.
CCTCCTGTCTGAtaactctgttttttttttctttcctgttTGTGGTTTTTAGTCTTTGTCATTTAATTGGTGTAGCTTTCCTATGATCTCTGTTCCGGCAGTGTGTGATTAGTGCTAATGGAATTTCAACACGGTTTTTGAGCTATAATTATCGTCGCTATTCTGTGAGTTAGTGCTAATGGATTTGCTGTGTTTGAGATTTTCAgaaacttggatcgttggacgGAGCACTTGGCCCTTTGGCTTTTGAGGTATATTTATTCACGGTGGTTTCATGACTGttgttacattttttttgtGCACGTTAGGACTGGATTTGGCTATGTAATAGTGGCATCCTTTGACTATGTGTCACCACGATAACAGTGGAATGTGTAATTGCTGTCTTAAGTTGGTGTAATGTTAATGGTTTGCAGATGCTTAGGTGACCATCTGTAAAATTGCTATCAATAAAATTGCCATCGATGAAATTGGGGaagaaattttgggaaataaTGTTAATGGTTTGTAGATGCTTAGTGTGCTGTTAATTCTGTTGTTAGGTTGCTACCATTGtttgttaattattattaacAAGCTTTTGTTGCTTCCATTGtttgttaattattattaataagTTTTAAGGCACGAACCCATTGGTTATTGATGGCTATTGGCGCAAGGCCATTATTGTTTCACCGCTGGTGAGattgtgttgtttgttgaagatttTTTGGTGAGGTTCATGCTGTGtgcattttcttttgtaatttttgtgttTCTTGCAATCATAAAGTGGGTTGAGCTTGGTTTATGAATAAAAACAGCAAATGTATTGACTTTTGGATGTGTTTCGCGTAAAAACAGCAAGTTGTGATGTGTTTGTCGTTGTAAACTTGATCGGGAACTTTGGCTTTCAATGTGTTTCGCATGATAAAATGGCAAATATATTGAGCTTAAAAATAAGGGTTTAGGGTTCACAGCCTATTTAGTTATATGgatttttatttatctttctaAAGCTTTCATATATGGATTTTAAATATGTGATTGGTTTGTGAGAGATAAATGAAAACAATAATCATGGGGGCATTcttatttttggattttctcTTCTGCATTTTTTCTTCTGTCCTTTGTATGTTTGCAGTTAGATCAATGGGTTCAAACCCTTGAACTGAAATTTGTTTGACAACCTTGAAAGTGTTTGGTTTTTTGGTGCTCTTTAATTTGCACTTTCTTTTATTTATCTGGATTATTTTTTTCCGGCCCTTTTAATCGTTGTGGTTCACAAAGTCCTTATTGATCTTGCAATTGTTGTTTTTAATTTATCTTTGTTGGGTAGgcatgacacgccccgaccctgatattcctcgaatactaggatagacacgtgctggccgacacccgagggtgacgaaagccattaattaatacaaaagctaagaataagaaataaataagggttatgaatttaaaataccatgaattaataatttaggaacatgttcagaacatacaactaaacctaatcactaaaaagaattgagataaaattgaatgaataaagaagtgggtcctacatcgagagaATTCAAAGACGCTGCTGCGGAAGTGTCTTGATGCCgggattaggtgccttgatcctaagtcctgaatgggggcgcaaaacaaaggtgagtagaccaaatttatatatataataataataaaacagttatcaagatactaacccccacagtttaatAGTGAAAACTattagcataataagtgatggatttaataaaaatcctagcatgccaaaaatatcgcAAAAGCCATATCGCGGAATATCATCGCGTAAAACCAAAGCATGAATCGTCTCACAGATCGTCTCGTAAacgcggtgtgctgctagtaaGATCACCGAATAAAcataactcccggcccaatgcctgcacctaagtctctgtgcccgtagccagagataactccctctcggcccaatgcctgtcaccgtgtccctcagcctttcgctagggattatttctcccggcctaactgccaacaccagatcctcgccccaggcggcatagtgtctactatgtacgcacaaatagttacgcatctcataaataaccacttcatagcatAGATACCGATCATTGTCtacactataaagaggggttcaaaaacatgttctagcatcctatcgtcatctgtcagatagtctaccagttcatggtttttatagaaaatacgatatattaaaatatagctcaaaataggctaacaatttatttcctcaccaaaacacgagaggaaaatcaatatattaaatcaacaagcttcacataaatcaaatcataaatccgtaggcatgctaatcatttatgcatttactataaaatcatgtaattttagaaggggtccactcacattacttagttgccaaaagctgtgccactagcgaagacggaaacgtcacaataattgtccctaagcacataaagagtccaataaataaaactatataatagcaattgaatttgagAAAATGAACATTGGAAACagattcagaacgtcgaattaccctaagaagggttccggacgaaaacccgaaaagtcaaccctaaagtcaacgttgacctggggtcaacggtcaaattaggtctaacgggttttaggcttgaaatccggattagggttttaaatggattttagaaacttagggtttttggttaaaaatggTTAGGATGAAAAAtggtggtttgggcttaagcccaaacacacatacatacactactaacacacacacatgcacgggCTACACACACACAGcccatacacatacacacaggCCCTAAGGCCTTATTAAAGGGCTGGGCTTAGAGCCCCTTAACCAAAAACCGGCCCAAGGCCATTCTAAATAAGGCCAGTGGCCTTTGGGGTCTttaaaacaaatatctaaaaataaaaatcaaacggGCTGGGGATTTGGGCTAAGGTAAAACGGGCTTAAGGCCCGTGGGATTCTAAACGGCCTGAGAGGCTTGGTTTTGCCGAAGAAGAAGGCTGGAAATTCGGCCGGAAAATCACCCAACTTTAAACGGCTATAACTTTGtcactactcaacgaaatcaagcgagacaaaaacaaaagttgtagcccttgaagagaagaagagaatggtaccttacaCGACGTCTAActtgccgtggtttggccggaaatggccTCGAAAGGGGCATGCTCGCCGGAGCTCGTGTACGGGGCTTCGTGGTTCGACTTTCAAGATGCCAAGACTATGGTTGAGTTCGTAGCGACGAGATAAAGACGATGGTGATGATTGTTGGTAAGAAAAACTCTCGGAGGGGTTGAGATAGAGAGAGCCGAGAGAGTGAAGGGGAGAGAGTTGCGGAAGaggtgagggagaagagagaactgagagaagagagagggagaccagaaaacataaaataaaacaaggtgCCAATTAAGGactaaacaaattttaaaatataaaaaggggGTTGGGGTGTTTCAAAGCAGCATGTACTGTGGGTTTCGGTGTTTAGGGAATATTCTGAGCTTCATTACCATTTTAATGGTTAGGGAAAATTTTGAGATTCATTAATAGGATTTTTGTGGCTAACATTCTTTAGCTAAATTCGTGACTATTTGGTGTTTAGAGTCCAGTGGATTGGTATCCATATCTTATAAATATGTTGGCCTAAGACATATGttagctttcattttgttttttcattttcatttcttatatcttgctttttcttttgatgCATAGTTTGAAAGCTTCTGGTTCATAATATGGATTCCcctgtgtgtgggtgtgtgcaGTGTTTGTACAATTTGAATTCTCAAGTGTGATGATATTGCCTAAACATGTAGATTTTACATTGCTTTTGTGCCATGTAGGTGCGTGTGAGTGTGTGCAGTGTTTGTGCAATTTGAGTGTGTGCCATCTTTAACTGCAGAAGCAAAATGTGTGTCAACTGCATGTTGCTTTTTATTCTGTTTCTTATGGAAACAAGCCTTCTGCATATTTTTTGCTTTGAACGTTTGTGCTTGGAAAGTTAGCTACTTGAATGTTCAGTTTTGTCTAGCTAATTGTACAATGTCTTTACATGTCAGCTTagttgaatgtatataaaagccAAGCTGCTTATCCTTTTGACCTCATTCACTCATGTGTCTCTCTGTTCATTCATGATTGCGTTTAGTTTATTCAGGTTAAATATGTCTTATTCATACAGTTACGGGTGATGCATTCAATTTCCGCAGCAACGAACGGGCATATTTTCTAGTTCTTCCTAAGGCTGTGCCACAATGCAATCCAACGGTCGAAATTGTCTATATTTGAAGTCTTCAAGGTTATCCTAGCataaaaatcatccaaatccaaAACTGTTTGGTCACTTAAAAATGTGCAAATGTGGTTTGGTATAAAGCTAAAATAGAGATGCCAAAAATTAAGCATATAAGCAATCACTAATTTTGTTGACTTTTAGGATGGATAACCGTTGAAAGAGAATCTAAAAATTAAATGGTTTCAATCATCGTCTAAGACCCTGGAATACGATGAATCAATAGGGAttcatttctttattttaattctCCAACATATGTAGTAGTATATAATCTCATGTTACATCAACATTATGCACACTATGCAAGGCTTTTTGTAATTCTTGGAAGTCAGGGAGGCTGTGTCCTTGGAATAATGGAGGCTGCTGGTAGATGACAGCGGCCACCCGAATTAAAATGCTTGCAGTTAGTCCCCAAATTAGAAACGGCCCTTGCTCTGATTCAAAATCGAAAAGATGGAGAATGTACTTGCAACCCATCCATTCTCTCTCCTCAAATCTGTGATTATCATTCTGCATTACACAAGAAGAAATCACTGTTAATTAAGTTTTGACAAAAGAACATAAATTGACATATGCATGCTCTGCCTGTGACCTTTCTAGTGCAATATACTGTTTTTGTATGGTAGAAATAACCTTGAGAAACATCTCCAATGGAACATCAAAAATGGCATCAACTTCATCGGCGTTGAGTACAGGCTTGAAATCTTCAATTCTAGCTACCAGTCCTATCACTGGGACAACGGTGACCAAATGCTGCGcaaggcaaaaaaaaattacattcgATTCAAATTTCGTAGTACCGAtatatcaaaagaaaagaaatgagcaTATACATGTACGTGGTACCTGGGACATAAAGCACTCTAGCTTTGCAACAACTTGAACTAGGCTTGGATCGAGTCCAATCTCTTCCATGGCTTCCCTTAGTGCTGTTGCAGATTCATCTGCATCTTCCTTATCCATTTTTCCGCCGGGCAATGCTACATCTCCTGTGTAATCTCTAGAACACATTTAGAAAGCCCTAGCGTCCATGGCCAAGTCTAACATTAATTTGAGACTATTAACAAATAAGAAATTATTTCCACACAAATTTAGCATATTATACCTGGGTGTGATGCCAAATTCATGGATCTCCTAGTAAGAATAACTCTTAGCTCACCCTCAGCTCCCTCAAAGATGCATATCAGGACAGCTgctcttctctctctcaatctcaaCTTGACACAAGAACACTCTTCATTGCCGACTGCTAAGGAGTTGAAGCTTATACCAGAGTTCACAGATGTATCGCTTTCGTTATCATCCTCTGATTTATCTGGTGCGGAGGGAGGTTTGTAAAACTCAAGCTGCTTGGCAAGCCTGTGTAGAGTTTGGCTTCTTCCCCAATCCTCTATGCTAGccatttgtaatttttggccGACTATATGCATGTTCTTTGCAATATATAGACAACAGTTTTAAAGTAAATTACTCCTTGTATTTTTCCATGCCATCCATTATCAAAGAAGCTGCAAATCTCTATCGGAGCATAGGGATTGGAATTGGGGAGAACATCTGAACAACCATCGccaaaaaaattggaattttaCGCCAACAAATTGACTTGGGAATATGGTTAAAGTTGGAATGGTTGGCACTGTTTAGAGGACCACGCTTGCAATTTGCTACTTGGATTCCACAACTTATATCAGCCAGGGCACTAAATTAACTTTGCAGAATTCATTCCAAAATCAATTGATATTCCATCAAGATCTTGCCTTTGGAATAACAATGATGTTGGAATATAAATATACCTCAAGGGATAAGAATTTTTTGGTTCGGTGCCATGGTGAATCTCATTTATTAA
Proteins encoded in this region:
- the LOC126593846 gene encoding nudix hydrolase 15, mitochondrial-like — translated: MHIVGQKLQMASIEDWGRSQTLHRLAKQLEFYKPPSAPDKSEDDNESDTSVNSGISFNSLAVGNEECSCVKLRLRERRAAVLICIFEGAEGELRVILTRRSMNLASHPGDVALPGGKMDKEDADESATALREAMEEIGLDPSLVQVVAKLECFMSQHLVTVVPVIGLVARIEDFKPVLNADEVDAIFDVPLEMFLKNDNHRFEEREWMGCKYILHLFDFESEQGPFLIWGLTASILIRVAAVIYQQPPLFQGHSLPDFQELQKALHSVHNVDVT